The genomic interval CGGCGCGTATTTCTGCAACTGCAGTTGCTTTTGTTTCCACGTTTTACTCCTTTGCGTCCAGGGCAGCAATGGCTTCTTTAGCCTTAACAAGGTCGAAGGCCATGCTGTGATTCTTCTCGATTCCTTCGGCGAAGTTACAACCCTTGCCTTTGATGGTGTTCATGATGATCATCGAAGGCTTATCCTTCTGGGCTAGGGATTTTTCAATCGCCTCGTCCAGGGCCGCTATATCGTGGCCGTCCACCTCTTGGGTAAACCAGCCGAAGGAAGCCCATTTCGCCGTGAGATCCCCCAGATCCACAATATCCTTGGTAAAGCCGTCAAGCTGCTGTTTATTGTAATCCGTAAAGGCGGTGATATTTGAAATATGTTGGGCTGCGCCGAAAAGAGCGCCTTCCCAGATCTGTCCTTCGTCGGACTCGCCATCGCCGATTATCGTATAAACCCGAGAGGGGCTCTTGTCGATACGAAGCCCCAAGGCTATACCCAGGGCGGCGGAAAAACCCTGGCCCAGGGAACCGGCGGTCATATCAATGCCGGGGGTCTGGTTCCGGTCGCAGTGGCTGGGAAGCCTGGTGCCCCCCTGGTTAAGGGTCTTAAGCCAATCCTTGGGGAAAAAGCCCTTCAGAGCCAGGGTAGCGTACACCACCGGTCCCGCGTGTCCCTTGGAAACCACCAGTTGATCCCGGTCCTTCAGCCGGGGCTGGGCAGGATCAACCTTCATGCG from Treponema primitia ZAS-1 carries:
- a CDS encoding transketolase; the protein is MDKEKLAYLKGQAKEIRKLTIEEIGTFGSGHIGGAMSIADVLALLYFHRMKVDPAQPRLKDRDQLVVSKGHAGPVVYATLALKGFFPKDWLKTLNQGGTRLPSHCDRNQTPGIDMTAGSLGQGFSAALGIALGLRIDKSPSRVYTIIGDGESDEGQIWEGALFGAAQHISNITAFTDYNKQQLDGFTKDIVDLGDLTAKWASFGWFTQEVDGHDIAALDEAIEKSLAQKDKPSMIIMNTIKGKGCNFAEGIEKNHSMAFDLVKAKEAIAALDAKE